A DNA window from Macadamia integrifolia cultivar HAES 741 chromosome 4, SCU_Mint_v3, whole genome shotgun sequence contains the following coding sequences:
- the LOC122077110 gene encoding protein FAR1-RELATED SEQUENCE 5-like, translating into MEDNSINCDVAVDFGLNRKELTNLIDMEVPAGPDNDTLESSVEGEVHQAEEEEVEVGKSTESTSGRELVAIEGDPNEPRVGLEFDSETAVHAFYSAYADRVGFVIRWSRLGRSRRDRAVIAREFVCNKEGFRVADKRNKAGSKPRATTRVGCKAMMAAKKLNNGKWVISKFVKEHSHPLIILGYRKTSICGPFPSDNERIRELSQQLLLEKRRSTTYKKYLEMLFKHIEEHTESLSKKIQYIVDAVNEVESERASKT; encoded by the exons ATGGAAGATAACAGTATAAACTGTGACGTCGCAGTGGATTTTGGTCTTAATAGGAAGGAGTTGACTAATCTCATAGATATGGAAGTTCCAGCAGGTCCAGACAATGACACACTCGAAAGTTCTGTTGAAGGGGAGGTTCACCAggctgaggaggaggaggttgaGGTTGGTAAGAGCACTGAGAGTACTTCAGGAAGGGAATTAGTTGCAATTGAAGGGGACCCAAATGAACCAAGAGTGGGTTTGGAGTTTGATTCTGAAACAGCTGTGCATGCCTTCTATTCTGCATATGCTGATCGTGTGGGATTTGTCATCCGTTGGAGCAGACTCGGTCGCTCGAGGCGAGACCGTGCAGTTATTGCTCGGGAATTTGTGTGTAACAAAGAGGGTTTCCGAGTAGCTGATAAGCGTAATAAGGCTGGATCAAAGCCACGGGCAACCACGAGGGTAGGTTGCAAGGCAATGATGGCTGCAAAGAAACTCAATAATGGAAAATGGGTTATTTCAAAATTTGTGAAGGAGCACAGTCATCCATTGATTATTCTTGGTTATCGGAAGACTTCAATCTGTGGTCCATTTCCG AGTGACAATGAGAGGATCCGGGAACTTTCCCAACAGCTACTTCTTGAGAAACGAAGATCTACAACGTACAAAAAGTATCTTGAAATGCTTTTCAAGCACATTGAAGAACACACAGAGAGCCTGTCAAAGAAGATCCAATATATAGTTGACGCTGTAAATGAGGTTGAATCTGAAAGAGCATCAAAAACCTAG
- the LOC122076596 gene encoding mannosyl-oligosaccharide 1,2-alpha-mannosidase MNS1-like yields the protein MARARSSNSRWRSLHPSYYLKRPKRLALLFIGFVCVTLVVWDRQTLTREHEIEVSKLNEELTKLQNQLLDLKNSGGDVSENIKKSAKMKRRVVKDDPLDVQRREKVKEAMLHAWTSYEKYAWGQDELQPQTKNGVNSFGGLGATIVDSLDTLFIMGLKEQFEKAKEWVANSLDFNKDYDASVFETTIRVVGGLLSAYDLSEDKVFLEKARDIADRLLPAWDTPSGIPYNRINLLQGNPHNPGWTGGESILADSGTEQLEFIALSQRTGDPKYQQKAENVIREIHKTFPADGLLPIYINPHTGRTSYSTITFGAMGDSFYEYLLKAWIQGNKTEAVSHYREMWEISMKGLVSLTQKTTPSSFTYICEKNGDSVSHKMDELACFAPGMLALGSSGYGPGEAQKFLTLAEELAWTCYNFYQSTPTKLAGENYFFNSGQDMSVGTSWNILRPETVESLFYLWRLTGNKTYQEWGWNIFQAFEKNSRIESGYVGLKDVNSGVKDNMMQSFFLAETMKYLYLLFSPDSVISFDEWVFNTEAHPLKIVSRQDRAQDSRGFDGQQNLPHRFRGRKEGRTRG from the exons ATGGCTAGGGCCAGATCTTCAAACAGTCGATGGAGATCTCTTCATCCATCGTATTATCTGAAGCGACCTAAGCGTCTAGCGCTACTCTTCATTGGTTTCGTCTGTGTCACCTTAGTTGTTTGGGATCGACAGACCCTAACCAGAGAGCACGAG ATAGAGGTTTCCAAATTAAATGAAGAACTTACCAAATTGCAAAATCAG CTGCTAGATTTGAAGAACTCTGGAGGAGATGTGAgtgaaaatatcaaaaaaagTGCCAAGATGAAGAGGAGGGTTGTGAAGGATGATCCTCTTGATgttcaaagaagagaaaaagttaAAGAAGCCATGCTTCATGCATGGACATCTTATGAGAAATATGCATGGGGCCAAGATGAACTTCAG CCGCAAACAAAGAATGGTGTCAATAGTTTTGGTGGTCTTGGTGCAACTATAGTGGACTCTCTTGATACATTATTCATAATGGGTCTGAAGGAGCAGTTTGAGAAAGCTAAAGA GTGGGTTGCAAATTCATTGGATTTTAACAAAGATTATGACGCTAGTGTTTTTGAGACAACCATAAG AGTTGTTGGTGGACTTCTTAGTGCTTACGATCTCTCtgaggacaaagttttccttgaaAAGGCTAGAGATATTGCAGATAGGTTGTTGCCTGCATGGGATACACCTTCTGGGATCCCTTATAACAGGATTAACTTGTTACAAGGAAATCCACATAACCCTGGATGGACAGGG GGTGAGAGCATCCTGGCGGATTCTGGCACAGAGCAGCTAGAATTTATTGCTCTATCTCAAAGGACAGGTGACCCCAAGTACCAGCAGAAG GCGGAGAATGTTATCAGAGAGATTCACAAAACCTTCCCAGCCGATGGTCTGCTTCCTATCTATATTAACCCTCATACAGGGAGAACATCATATTCGACCATTACATTTGGTGCCATGGGTGATAG CTTCTATGAGTACCTACTCAAAGCCTGGATACAAGGAAACAAAACTGAAGCTGTAAGTCATTATAG AGAAATGTGGGAGATATCAATGAAAGGTCTGGTGAGCTTGACCCAGAAAACAACGCCATCATCCTTCACGTACATATGTGAGAAGAATGGGGATTCTGTGAGTCACAAG ATGGATGAATTAGCATGCTTTGCTCCAGGAATGCTTGCTTTGGGATCATCTGGGTATGGCCCCGGAGAAGCTCAAAAATTTCTCACACTTGCAGAAGAG cTTGCTTGGACTTGTTATAACTTCTACCAGTCAACGCCAACAAAACTGGCTGGAGAGAATTATTTCTTTAACTCTGGACAG GACATGAGTGTGGGTACATCTTGGAACATTTTGAGGCCAGAGACTGTTGAATCACTCTTTTATCTTTGGCGTCTCACTGGTAACAAGACATACCAAGAATGGGGTTGGAACATTTTCCAAGCATTTGAAAAGAACTCCCGCATAGAATCTGGATATGTTGGTCTAAAGGAT GTAAATTCTGGTGTTAAAGACAATATGATGCAAAGCTTCTTTCTGGCAGAGACGATGAAATATCTCTACCTCCTGTTCTCACCAGACTCGGTTATCTCTTTTGATGAGTGGGTGTTCAATACAGAAGCCCACCCCCTGAAAATTGTGAGTCGGCAAGATCGAGCACAGGATTCCAGAGGATTTGATGGACAACAGAATTTGCCACATAGGTTCCGTGGGAGGAAGGAAGGTCGAACAAGAGGATGA